The Pocillopora verrucosa isolate sample1 chromosome 14, ASM3666991v2, whole genome shotgun sequence genome has a segment encoding these proteins:
- the LOC131784304 gene encoding uncharacterized protein codes for MQHPFQGINTAIFFLVRRHRFADEMVVSTYILATEGLTQGEIYALVNRTEAQLDAKHLLFCVEYNGSQMITVHQIRWMSQPFMQTPGAEAPLTVEFIGPVGELCEEHIRITMEYGEITQNMLLPILSRRQNH; via the exons ATGCAACATCCGTTCCAGGGAATCAATACAGCCATATTCTTCTTAGTAAGGCGACATCGTTTTGCAGATGAAATGGTGGTTTCAACGTACATCTTAGCCACCGAAGGATTAACTCAG GGAGAAATCTATGCCCTCGTCAACAGAACAGAGGCGCAATTGGACGCTAAGCACCTACTATTTTGTGTGGAATACAATGGCTCGCAA ATGATAACTGTGCATCAGATACGGTGGATGAGTCAGCCATTTATGCAGACGCCTGGGGCCGAAGCACCATTGACTGTAGAGTTTATTGGTCCCGTGGGTGAATTATGCGAAGAACACATAAGGATTACAATGGAATATGGGGAAATAACTCAAAACATGCTTCTCCCAATATTG TCTCGCCGACAAAACCATTAA